A window of Elgaria multicarinata webbii isolate HBS135686 ecotype San Diego chromosome 2, rElgMul1.1.pri, whole genome shotgun sequence contains these coding sequences:
- the FOS gene encoding protein c-Fos, translating to MMYQGFTADYDASSSRCSSASPAGDSLTYYPSPADSFSSMGSPVNAQDFCTDLVASSANFVPTVTAISTSPDLQWMVQPTLISSVAPSQNRTHPYGLPAPQTGAYSRAGIVKSTGSRGQSIGRRGKVEQLSPEEEEKRRIRRERNKMAAAKCRNRRRELTDTLQTETDQLEEEKSALQTDIANLLKEKEKLEFILAAHRPACKIPEELQFSEELAVSSLELLADPPVASSPESEEAAFVLPMLQEAPRPEPAKESNGLELKAEPFDDFFTRAARETPRSVPDMDLSGSSSFYAADWEPLGAPSAADLEPLCTPVVTCTPCPSTYTSSFVFTYPETEAFPSCAAAHRKGSSSNEPSSDSLSSPTLLAL from the exons ATGATGTATCAGGGCTTCACCGCTGACTACGACGCGTCTTCCTCCCGCTGCAGTAGCGCTTCTCCGGCTGGGGACAGCCTCACCTACTACCCATCTCCAGCGGATTCTTTCTCCAGCATGGGCTCGCCTGTCAACGCACAG GACTTCTGCACCGACCTCGTTGCCTCCAGTGCCAACTTCGTCCCCACCGTGACTGCTATCTCCACGAGTCCAGACTTGCAGTGGATGGTCCAGCCCACCCTGATCTCTTCAGTGGCCCCTTCCCAGAATCGGACCCATCCCTACGGGCTCCCTGCTCCTCAAACTGGTGCCTATTCCAGGGCAGGCATAGTCAAGTCGACGGGAAGTAGAGGACAGAGCATCGGCAGAAGGGGCAAAGTTGAACAG CTGAGTCccgaagaggaagaaaaaaggaggatCCGGAGGGAGAGGAACAAGATGGCAGCTGCTAAGTGCCGCAACCGGAGAAGGGAACTGACCGACACCCTCCAAACG GAGACCGaccagctggaggaggagaagtctGCCTTGCAGACCGATATCGCCAACCTGCtcaaagagaaggagaagctgGAGTTCATCCTAGCCGCTCATCGGCCCGCTTGCAAGATCCCCGAGGAGCTCCAGTTCTCCGAAGAACTCGCCGTCTCCTCGCTGGAGCTGCTGGCCGACCCACCCGTGGCCAGCTCGCCCGAGTCGGAGGAGGCGGCCTTCGTCCTGCCCATGCTACAAGAGGCGCCCCGGCCCGAGCCTGCCAAGGAGAGCAACGGCCTGGAGCTGAAGGCCGAGCCTTTTGACGACTTCTTCACGCGCGCCGCCCGCGAGACGCCTCGCTCCGTGCCGGACATGGACCTGTCCGGCTCGTCGTCCTTCTACGCGGCGGACTGGGAGCCCCTGGGCGCCCCGAGCGCTGCGGATCTGGAACCCCTTTGCACACCGGTGGTGACCTGCACGCCCTGCCCCAGCACCTACACCTCCTCCTTCGTCTTCACATACCCCGAGACCGAGGCTTTCCCTAGCTGTGCAGCCGCGCACaggaagggcagcagcagcaacgagcCTTCCTCCGACTCGCTCAGCTCGCCGACCCTGCTGGCCTTGTGA